The following coding sequences are from one uncultured Bacteroides sp. window:
- a CDS encoding polysaccharide biosynthesis/export family protein produces MKVEKYVFLWMLGSSLLLTSCFSSKKVVYLKDMQIDSLYAITRQNEQKIKQDDKLSIVISSQKPELSIPFNTRTGSSYRVDAEGETTANSSLVTKENGYIVDRHGCIEFPVLGLLHVEGLTREELAQQIRQRLIDEKYINDPIVSVELLNMKVTMMGEVSKIGVLSIQDRHVTLMEALSRAGGLTTNACPDKVAVIREEGGQRKMLMADLRSASVFSSPAFYLQQNDIVYVQPQAARSSDKENRNWRLYSTGIGLISIITSLYVLFK; encoded by the coding sequence ATGAAAGTAGAAAAGTATGTGTTTTTATGGATGTTAGGTAGTTCGCTGTTGTTGACTTCCTGCTTTTCATCCAAGAAAGTTGTGTATTTAAAGGATATGCAAATAGATTCCCTGTACGCCATTACCCGGCAAAATGAGCAAAAGATTAAGCAAGATGACAAATTGAGCATTGTTATTAGTTCTCAAAAACCAGAACTGTCTATCCCTTTTAATACCAGGACAGGAAGTAGTTATCGCGTAGATGCAGAGGGAGAGACAACCGCTAACTCAAGTCTTGTAACGAAAGAGAACGGATATATTGTCGACCGTCATGGGTGCATAGAATTTCCTGTTTTAGGTCTTTTACATGTTGAAGGGTTAACAAGAGAAGAACTGGCTCAACAAATTAGGCAACGTCTGATTGATGAAAAATACATCAATGATCCTATTGTATCAGTAGAACTTTTGAATATGAAAGTAACCATGATGGGCGAAGTGAGCAAAATAGGCGTTTTATCCATTCAAGACAGGCATGTCACTCTTATGGAAGCTCTTTCAAGAGCCGGAGGTCTCACTACCAATGCTTGTCCGGACAAAGTCGCTGTCATTCGCGAAGAAGGCGGTCAGCGTAAAATGTTAATGGCCGATTTGCGTTCTGCTTCCGTCTTCTCTTCTCCGGCTTTCTACTTACAGCAAAATGACATTGTTTACGTGCAGCCACAGGCTGCAAGATCTAGTGATAAAGAAAATCGTAATTGGCGTCTTTACTCTACCGGTATAGGGTTAATTAGCATTATTACTTCCTTATATGTATTATTTAAATAG
- a CDS encoding phosphoenolpyruvate carboxykinase: MKEEKDLFGEDTARFCIGGHFIDLCKINVKRLEELLPSFAPFRCAFSEVGEAITSLEVVTSPIVVDCVSSKTLSTISEVLGFSFRLMENADNYIVEIQFVENAPLHRMVCDKCFTSSRAYIDCNDLFAGNVLTSFLMFAFAQSAVLHQTFLIHASAVEKQGEAYAFLGKSGTGKSTHSALWLRYLDGVELLNDDNPAIRIEDDGQIYIYGTPWSGKTPCYKNRKLPLKALVRLEQSLHNSFFRQDGLKAMLTLLPSCSSMRWNSRLYSTLCDLLETVVRQLPIACLQCRPDREAALLCYNEIIKN, encoded by the coding sequence ATGAAAGAAGAAAAAGATTTGTTCGGAGAAGATACGGCTCGCTTTTGTATAGGAGGACACTTTATTGATCTTTGCAAGATTAATGTTAAGAGGCTAGAGGAATTGCTACCTTCATTTGCTCCTTTTAGATGTGCTTTTTCAGAAGTTGGAGAAGCAATTACCTCTTTGGAGGTTGTAACCTCGCCGATAGTAGTTGATTGCGTTTCTTCAAAGACACTTAGTACTATTTCAGAAGTTCTAGGCTTTTCTTTTCGTTTGATGGAGAACGCTGACAATTACATTGTGGAGATACAGTTTGTAGAAAATGCTCCTTTGCATAGAATGGTGTGTGATAAATGTTTCACTTCTTCACGAGCTTACATTGACTGTAATGATCTTTTTGCCGGAAATGTTTTAACCTCTTTCCTGATGTTTGCTTTTGCTCAGTCTGCTGTGCTCCATCAGACTTTCCTAATTCATGCTTCTGCTGTAGAAAAGCAAGGAGAGGCTTATGCTTTCTTAGGAAAGAGTGGCACCGGGAAAAGTACTCATAGTGCTCTTTGGTTACGCTATCTTGACGGAGTTGAATTGCTTAATGATGATAATCCCGCTATACGCATTGAAGACGATGGGCAGATTTATATTTATGGTACTCCCTGGAGTGGTAAAACACCTTGTTATAAGAATCGTAAACTGCCATTGAAAGCTTTAGTGCGCTTGGAACAGTCATTGCATAACAGCTTTTTTCGGCAAGACGGTTTAAAAGCGATGCTTACCCTTTTGCCTAGTTGCTCTTCGATGCGTTGGAATAGTCGTCTGTATTCCACATTGTGTGACCTATTAGAAACTGTTGTCCGTCAGCTTCCTATTGCTTGCTTACAGTGCCGACCCGATAGAGAAGCTGCATTGCTTTGCTATAATGAAATAATAAAAAATTGA
- a CDS encoding S24/S26 family peptidase — translation MTHKKSFFISNELFFKEVKALLDAKKKVNINVQGDSMRPFLRNGDKVLLSRAETKNICRGRVVLAQTLYGIVLHRVVRLEPPKIVLAGDANAKQLEWVAPTDVLAVAIAAFRDEKDLKLYSLKKRLVALLWIAVRPFRGYLLGGYYWLNKK, via the coding sequence ATGACGCATAAAAAAAGTTTTTTCATCTCCAATGAGCTTTTCTTCAAAGAAGTGAAAGCGTTGCTAGATGCAAAAAAGAAAGTCAATATAAATGTGCAGGGAGATAGTATGCGTCCTTTTCTGAGAAATGGTGATAAGGTTTTGTTATCTCGCGCTGAAACAAAAAATATTTGTAGAGGACGTGTTGTTTTGGCACAAACGCTTTATGGAATAGTGCTGCATCGTGTGGTGCGTCTTGAACCTCCAAAAATCGTCCTTGCCGGAGATGCTAATGCCAAACAGTTAGAATGGGTTGCTCCGACAGATGTGTTAGCTGTTGCTATAGCCGCTTTTCGAGATGAGAAAGATTTGAAGCTTTATTCTTTGAAAAAGCGTTTGGTAGCTTTACTCTGGATAGCAGTTCGTCCGTTTCGTGGTTATTTGCTTGGAGGTTATTATTGGTTGAACAAAAAATAG
- a CDS encoding PqqD family protein yields the protein MRLKKELTLRHIGNEYIIIDPNKGEVDMTKVYSLNETAAWLWQQLKESDFSIEEIATLLLQRYNVDSDRAVADATVLVQKFKEQGLLIDEHEVE from the coding sequence ATGAGATTGAAAAAAGAGTTGACCTTACGTCACATAGGTAATGAATACATCATCATCGATCCCAATAAGGGAGAGGTAGATATGACGAAAGTTTATTCGTTGAATGAAACAGCTGCCTGGCTTTGGCAACAACTGAAGGAGAGTGATTTCAGTATTGAGGAAATAGCAACGCTATTGTTGCAACGTTATAATGTGGATAGTGATAGAGCTGTGGCTGATGCTACTGTGCTAGTGCAAAAATTCAAAGAGCAGGGATTGTTGATAGATGAGCATGAAGTTGAATAA
- a CDS encoding nucleotidyltransferase family protein gives MKLNNIPIPFFVLLRAGLWSKSPEHECFPLNADVWEQIYFLARKQTVEGLIYDGIMLLPTESLPPKNLLIKWTVLIDSIESRNKQMNEAIEELNNLFLENHITAFLQKGQGLAACYEKPLHRICGDVDWCFQSQSEYDRANQLIRSKGIPTKIQAGYSVAYEWRGFLIEHHSRLLDIHNPFVSSYLAKLQQVEYKNKTALCLGEREVTLFSPLLTHVSVNSHILKHFLSFGIGLRQLCDSARICCAYHDEIDKTLLKEVYCKTGLYRWMCLLNTLLVQELGMPVTYLPFPLSFDSQYGWMMEDIFRGGNFGFYDTRYGFHILRRFLHNVRYVPSEAFWFPVLQIYSRIKNYRNR, from the coding sequence ATGAAGTTGAATAATATACCTATTCCTTTCTTTGTCTTACTCCGTGCCGGGCTTTGGTCTAAAAGCCCTGAACACGAATGTTTTCCTCTTAATGCAGACGTTTGGGAACAAATTTATTTTTTAGCACGCAAGCAGACGGTAGAAGGTCTTATCTATGATGGAATCATGTTATTACCTACTGAAAGCCTTCCTCCTAAAAACTTGTTGATAAAATGGACTGTGTTGATTGATTCCATAGAGAGTAGAAATAAGCAGATGAATGAGGCTATCGAAGAGTTGAATAACCTTTTTCTTGAGAATCATATTACTGCTTTTCTACAGAAAGGGCAAGGTCTCGCAGCCTGTTATGAAAAGCCTTTGCATCGCATTTGTGGGGATGTTGATTGGTGTTTTCAAAGCCAATCGGAATATGATAGGGCCAATCAATTAATAAGGAGTAAAGGCATTCCAACTAAAATACAGGCAGGATATAGTGTTGCTTATGAATGGAGAGGCTTTTTGATAGAACACCATAGCCGCTTACTAGATATACACAATCCTTTTGTCTCTTCATATTTGGCAAAGTTGCAACAGGTAGAGTATAAAAATAAGACTGCTTTGTGCTTAGGAGAGCGAGAAGTAACTTTATTCTCTCCTCTGCTTACTCATGTATCTGTAAATTCTCATATACTAAAGCATTTCTTATCTTTTGGAATTGGTCTTCGTCAATTGTGTGACTCCGCTCGTATTTGTTGCGCTTATCATGATGAAATAGATAAGACGCTCTTGAAAGAAGTCTATTGTAAAACAGGTCTCTATCGCTGGATGTGTTTACTCAATACTCTGTTGGTTCAAGAGTTAGGCATGCCCGTTACTTACTTACCTTTCCCATTATCGTTTGATTCGCAATACGGCTGGATGATGGAAGATATTTTTCGGGGAGGAAACTTTGGCTTTTATGATACACGTTACGGATTTCATATTCTCCGTCGCTTTCTTCACAATGTTCGTTATGTTCCCTCGGAAGCTTTTTGGTTTCCTGTCTTACAAATCTATTCTCGAATTAAAAATTATAGAAACAGATGA
- a CDS encoding ABC transporter ATP-binding protein, whose translation MSYSVTNQFAWAWSITKSYRHKIALYMLLETISIVLTLLFIYCSKQVIDVATKMIPGNLKILVIYLVLSIVSSIIVDLISSWLSESIKIELKADIQNSLAYTQMMSAWTAIKKWHTGDLLVRLNSDCSEVVQMLAYSFPFFCITCVKFLASFGFLWVMDPMLGGLFLILLPLFAFSKIYYKKMRQLSRDVKQAESYLGTVMQENLKHKLLLRALLFTKVRWDKLLNSQTSVSLLKLNQLKFFTLTQGILKLAFNGGYLLAFVWGAYRLYTGHISYGTMTAFLQLVGQIQMPVITMIAFLPAAIRCRAAIDRLMELQEEKSEVEGEELSFSSPVTLTLNNLSFSYNDNKIIEHLSATFQTGVASAIVGSTGKGKTTLIRLMLALMKPDSGTLSFIASGRDYAVSVCTRANFAYVPQGNTLFTGTIRENLLLAKPLATDEQLRGALRIACADFVYSLPMEMNTLVGESGHGLSEGQAQRIAIARALLRDATIWVFDEPTSALDATTTKQLMSNLLQAGRDKILIFVTHDSQVMEACSQVVRLS comes from the coding sequence ATGAGCTATAGCGTAACAAATCAGTTTGCTTGGGCTTGGTCAATAACTAAAAGTTATCGTCATAAAATTGCTCTATACATGCTTCTGGAGACAATAAGCATTGTATTGACATTACTCTTTATTTATTGCTCTAAACAGGTTATTGATGTTGCTACAAAAATGATTCCCGGAAATCTCAAAATACTGGTGATTTATCTTGTGCTTAGTATTGTTTCCTCAATCATTGTAGATTTAATCTCTTCATGGCTTAGTGAGTCTATAAAAATTGAATTGAAAGCCGATATACAAAATTCTTTGGCTTATACTCAGATGATGTCAGCATGGACAGCAATAAAAAAGTGGCATACCGGAGATCTGTTGGTTCGGCTGAATAGTGATTGTTCGGAAGTAGTGCAAATGCTTGCCTACAGCTTTCCTTTTTTCTGCATTACGTGCGTTAAATTTCTAGCTTCTTTTGGCTTCCTTTGGGTCATGGATCCGATGCTCGGAGGTCTGTTTTTGATTCTTTTGCCTTTGTTTGCATTTTCAAAAATCTACTATAAAAAGATGAGGCAACTTAGTAGAGATGTGAAGCAGGCTGAAAGTTATCTGGGCACTGTTATGCAGGAGAATTTGAAACATAAGTTATTGCTGCGGGCACTGCTATTTACTAAAGTACGTTGGGATAAACTACTTAACTCTCAAACTTCCGTTTCCTTATTAAAACTTAATCAGCTAAAGTTTTTTACGCTTACTCAAGGTATTCTAAAATTAGCCTTTAATGGGGGATATTTATTGGCTTTTGTGTGGGGAGCGTATCGCTTATACACGGGGCATATATCTTATGGTACCATGACCGCTTTCCTTCAATTGGTAGGGCAAATTCAGATGCCCGTAATTACCATGATCGCTTTTCTACCGGCGGCTATTCGTTGCCGTGCTGCAATAGATCGTCTTATGGAATTGCAAGAAGAAAAAAGTGAAGTGGAGGGAGAAGAACTTTCCTTCTCTTCTCCGGTTACGTTGACTTTGAATAATCTCTCTTTTTCTTATAATGATAACAAAATCATAGAACATCTGAGTGCGACTTTTCAAACGGGAGTTGCTAGTGCCATAGTAGGGAGTACCGGTAAGGGAAAAACCACACTAATTCGTTTGATGTTAGCTTTAATGAAACCTGATAGTGGTACACTCTCTTTCATTGCCAGTGGTAGAGATTATGCTGTTTCTGTATGTACACGTGCTAATTTCGCCTATGTTCCCCAAGGGAATACTTTATTCACCGGAACCATCCGTGAGAATTTATTATTAGCTAAACCACTGGCTACTGATGAGCAGTTGAGAGGTGCTTTACGTATAGCCTGTGCAGACTTTGTTTATTCTCTCCCTATGGAGATGAATACATTAGTAGGCGAATCCGGACACGGACTTTCGGAAGGGCAGGCACAACGTATTGCCATTGCTCGTGCTTTACTTCGAGATGCTACTATATGGGTCTTTGATGAACCCACTTCAGCCCTTGATGCTACTACCACAAAGCAACTTATGAGTAACCTGCTACAAGCAGGTAGAGACAAAATATTGATTTTTGTAACACATGATTCTCAGGTGATGGAAGCTTGCTCGCAGGTCGTCCGGCTGAGTTGA